In Bacteroidales bacterium, the genomic window ATGGAATTGGGTGTAACGCTTCAACTAAGGGTGCTTTGAATATGTCGAAACTTGGATTTAAAGTCAAAGAACTTATTGGTGGTATTGAATGGTGGAAGTTTGACGGTTATGCTACCGAAGGAACAAAGGCAAGTCAAACGGGCGCAAAAATTCAATGTGCTTGTTAAAATTTATCATTCAGTCCGGCAAATGTAGATTACGTTCTATATTTGTCCGATGTCGTTTAGGATGTCTAATATGATTGCACTTTGTGTCCGAATAAGTTACGCTTCGCTAAACTTCGTTCGAGCCGAGAAATCGTATTCATAAGATAATCCATCCACAACTATTGCTCGTGTTGAACAAACAGCCATACATTGCCCACATTTAAAACATAAATCTTGGCGGTTAGGTCTGATAACCATTTCGTTCAACTCATTCTTAATCGGAATTTTGTTGGGGCAAACCTCCGCACATAGTTGACATTTTTTACATGTGGTTTGATTAAAAGTGATTGAGTTTGGCATGTTGGTGAATTTATTCTATTTTACTTGTGTTTGGCATAGAATGATGAGTTGGGGGATTAAATTATCAAAACATGTAAATAATGCAATTTTTGATAATATATCTAGCACTCCCCGCTAAGCGTAGTTTTCAAAACTACGCTTGTTTAAATGGCGGTCTTCTGACCGCTTAAAAAACAACTATATCCCTACTCCAATTTTTCAGCATTACAAAAATGCGATACCTGCCAATAATTTGTATTTGTGCGGTCGGGAGACCGCTGTTTAGTTACGACGAAGTTACGCTTCGCTAAACTTCGCCAAGCTGGGATGTTTTGGACCGAGGAACCGGGCTATTTAAATCCATTCTACACTTTTAAGATTTCTTTTTATCCCCCTTTGATACTTATATTTAGGATACCCAATTATTATAGATGTTACTACTTCATGATTTTCGGGGATACCGAACAACTTTCTTAATTCTTTATCTTTGCTTATTGCTGGAGGTATTAAGTCCATTATGGAGCCACCAAGTCCGAGCGAATGGGTGGCAAGCATCCCATAAGTTGCAGCTATAGAAATGTCTTGACTAATATCTTCTTCGTTTTTATCTGCAAGGAAAAGAATCATTGCTGGAGCATTTCGTGTTATTGTATCTTCGGTTCCGTTTTTCAACGCAGGCAGTCTGCTTACCAGTAAAGGTATTAGGTGCCCCTGCATCAGTTTGAATTTTTTTTCACCCACCACCTTTTTAATAAAATACCGATAGATTGGTTTCTTAAACATGTTTACCAGACCCTCATAAAACCTGATCATATTAGGCAATGCCTGCCTAATTAATTCAGTATTTTGAACAACAATGATTTTTACTTTTAAAGGAGGAAAACCGGGAGGAGCAAATGAAATAGCCTCTACAATTTTTTCCAATAATTCTTTGGGTACTGGTTTATCCTTAAAATTACGAATAGCTCTGCGGGAACGAATCATATCGTAAAAAGACTTTTCGTAACCGTTCGATTCATTTTCAGGCAATTCAAAAAAATCGGTTTCGTAAGATAGACCAGCCACAGCAATTGCCCGTGTTGAACAAACAGCCATACATTGCCCACATTTAAAACATAAATCTTGGCGGTCGGGTCTGATAGCCATTTCGTTCAACTCATTCCAAATCGGAATCTTGTTGGGGCAAACCTCCGCACATAATTGACATTTTTTACATGTGGTTTGATTAAAGGTGATTGAGTTTGGCATGTTGGTGAATTGATTCTGTTTTGTTTGTGGTTGGTTTAGAGTGATGAGTAGGGAGATGTCTTAGAATGCATAACCTAGGGATTCTCTCGTCTGACCTTTACCATTGTTGCGAATTTGTCTCTGATGAGAGAACGTAGATGCTCAGTCGATTTGTAATATCTAACTCGATATGCACCAACATCAAAATGAAGAGTAGTCCCATCTTTTGCGATCAAGAACACATCTAGAGACTCATTGCCAATTCCATGTGCGAAACCCAATTCATAATAGACATTTGGACGCTCTTTAGTCAGGTCGCAAATAATAAATTCGGCCTTGATTATAAAATCGGTTATTTCATTTATAATTAATCCTGAACCTACATTTTCATCAACCCTCTTTGTTATTAGACCGAGTTTTGAACATTCATCCTTAATCGCTATGTAAGAATCATCAAGTTCATCTGTGAAGGGCATTATCACAAAGACTAGATTGCGTTTGTAATCTGCTATGTCATCATATTCTTCGTAATCCATTCTGTTCCGTTGTTTAGTTACGACGAAGTTTAGCGAAGCGTAACTTCGTCGAGCTGTGGTCTATTCCTCTCTGCAAACATTTCATCAGATATTTCAAGAACTAAAATTGTTCTTTATTCTTAATTTTTCTTCAGGACTAATTTTTCCTCTTTCAATATCTCTATTTTTTGTCCTTACTTCTCTTCTCAAAGAATCCATTTCCTTTTTAAGTTCAAGAAGCCCTTTTTCCTTATGAGTTACTTCTATTATTTTGGTTTTTGATGTTTCTAAAAAGGTTGGGGGTATCGCTGCTTCTGGATTATCCAATGTTTCTAAAAGTGCTTTAGTAATCCTCTCTTTTAATTTTTCACCCCAATTTGGTAAGTTTTTATCATAAACAATAACTCTTAAACTTCTTAAATCAAAAGGTACATCATCTATGGATGATGTTATTAATACTGCTGGTTTTGCAATAGCATGTGCCAATCCTAATTCATAAAAACATTTGGATTTTTATTTGTCAAATCAGCAAGAATAACATCGGCTTTTTTTGTGAAATTCCATATGTCATTTAC contains:
- a CDS encoding 4Fe-4S binding protein, with the protein product MPNSITFNQTTCKKCQLCAEVCPNKIPIKNELNEMVIRPNRQDLCFKCGQCMAVCSTRAIVVDGLSYEYDFSARTKFSEA